From Dermochelys coriacea isolate rDerCor1 chromosome 23, rDerCor1.pri.v4, whole genome shotgun sequence, one genomic window encodes:
- the LOC119846900 gene encoding protein FAM83E-like has protein sequence MGIRQPALDRGKEGQTTVSFVSGQRPAQREREREDRPSDQVGREVGREQSVLGRCLCVCVWGAPIATGPMAASQLDCLEDAPAGNPVIESRPEFFYSEGQRMAVEALLAGGQSAYAQRLAQDRLRPFLSDDELQHLAEGARDIPEPAGEQDGDADELSLSYWPGCSDEPIPELELGWPLDRNWKGTTCVEVYTHPPGDGAPKVKELVRRKIQQAAKVIAIVMDVFTDPDILLDLHEAGMQRGVPVYLILGEQHLAAFLSMAEGACLNVHYMQNLRVRVIAGCTFWSRKRKQVTGTLKEKFLLIDGDTVITGSYSFTWSDARLSRQLVTLLTGEITGAFDREFRTLYAASRPLAPAQVPLLSPPAPPRDGCPNGQPAPYRSELGGLQLSKGAHRVAERRSVAPQPVAKSRAGEWELVRATRATAGDEPPALPRRLGPEGHSALSDVDQGGRPGRLASAMGQRPSKSLWDLSRLSQLSGSSDSLEPGDETKGKHQWGLPDTPARALMRRRGAPPAGEEPRPFPVFLSPAYAPPPQGFRALGRLQGQLYHGALALPRVWGGPHGYSRERRY, from the exons ATGGGGATTAGGCAACCTGCTTTGGACAGGGGAAAGGAAGGACAGACGACTGTGAGCTTTGtatctgggcagcgcccggcgcagagagagagagagagagaggacagaccATCTGACCAGGTGGGCAGGGAGGTTGGCAGAGAGCAGAGTGTGTTGGggaggtgtctgtgtgtgtgtgtgtggggtgcccCAATTGCCACGGGGCCCATGGCGGCCTCCCAGCTGGACTGCCTGGAGGACGCCCCCGCAGGGAACCCGGTGATTGAATCCAGGCCTGAATTCTTCTACTCGGAGGGGCAGCGGATGGCTGTGGAGGCCCTGCTGGCCGGAGGGCAGTCAGCCTACGCGCAGCGCCTGGCGCAGGACCGGCTGCGCCCCTTCCTGTCCGATGACGAGCTCCAGCACCTGGCCGAGGGGGCCCGGGACATCCCCGAGCCTGCGGGGGAGCAGGACGGGGATGCCGACGAGCTCAGCCTCAGCTACTGGCCTGGGTGCTCGGACGAGCCCATCCCCGAACTGGAGCTGGGCTGGCCCCTGGACAGGAACTGGAAGGGCACCACCTGCGTGGAGGTCTACACCCACCCGCCGGGGGACGGAGCCCCCAAGGTCAAGGAGCTGGTGCGCAGGAAAATTCAGCAGGCTGCCAAG GTGATTGCCATAGTGATGGACGTCTTCACGGACCCTGATATCCTGCTGGATCTGCACGAGGCCGGCATGCAGCGCGGGGTCCCCGTGTACCTGATCCTGGGGGAACAGCACCTGGCCGCCTTCCTCAGCATGGCCGAGGGCGCCTGCCTCAATGTGCACTACATGCAG aACCTGCGGGTCCGGGTCATTGCGGGCTGCACCTTTTGGAGCCGAAAGCGCAAACAGGTCACTGGGACCCTGAAGGAAAAATTCCTGCTGATCGACGGGGACACAGTGATAACAGGGAGCTACAG CTTCACGTGGAGCGATGCCCGGCTGAGCCGCCAGCTGGTGACGCTGCTGACGGGCGAGATCACCGGGGCCTTCGACCGCGAGTTCCGGACCCTCTACGCCGCCTCCCGCCCACTGGCGCCCGCTCAGgtccccctgctcagccccccagccccgccccgggaTGGCTGCCCCAACGGCCAGCCTGCCCCCTACCGCAGCGAGCTGGGCGGGCTGCAGCTCTCCAAGGGCGCCCACCGGGTGGCCGAGCGCCGCTCTGTGGCCCCCCAGCCCGTGGCCAAGAGCCGGGCcggggagtgggagctggtgcGGGCCACCCGGGCCACAGCCGGCGAcgagcccccagccctgccccggcgCCTGGGCCCCGAGGGCCACAGCGCCCTGAGCGACGTGGACCAGGGTGGCCGGCCAGGCCGGCTGGCGAGCGCCATGGGGCAGAGACCCAGCAAGTCCCTCTGGGACCTGAGCCGCCTCTCCCAGCTCTCCGGCTCCAGCGACAGCCTTGAGCCGGGGGACGAGACGAAG GGCAAGCACCAGTGGGGCCTGCCGGACACGCCAGCCCGGGCGCTGATGAGGCGGAGGGGGGCTCCCCCCGCCGGCGAGGAGCCCCGCCCTTTCCCCGTCTTCCTGTCGCCCGCCTACGCGCCCCCGCCGCAGGGCTTCCGGGCCTTGGGCCGGCtgcaggggcagctctaccatGGGGCCTTGGCCCTGCCCCGGGTCTGGGGGGGCCCCCACGGCTACAGCAGGGAGCGTCGCTATTGA
- the LOC119846896 gene encoding uncharacterized protein LOC119846896 — protein MEPWLEVVVVAADSPELGSDRDTVAGEGSSPARKRPRRSPSRTETPMEWEPLEPAGQDRPTWGTPSWPCSTSRSRCSISPSHWTTDHWDPTHEWPKEPAGPRKLADESAPASGGLPSLVPCSSQSQPAARSDPRPSASCHGTRDLARQRSKKPARSKRWKSMGNRGLAAIVPLVQGILSAFASGLRLAKLLELMRNQHGVDMEALCRAESAPDVLGLLAQVPGLGVRTPERGPQCLIQLKRALADEYAPAPGGPPRLAPCSSQSQPALHLDPGFSASCRPGRGDVVRQQPKKPARSKRRKSMGDGDVVATLAPFLGHVLHPFPLGLGLPKLLEAVRRDHDLDLMVLSREAGYNDVLGLLGQVPGIWLHKSSRGSTYTVHLHAALADESALAPGGPPIPATCSSQSQPAPCSDPGSSASCRPGRGDLAQQQPKRWKSMGDGGVAATLAPFLWNILRPFPLGLGLPKLLEAVRQDHDLDLVVLSREAGYKDMLGLLGQVPRIWLHKSSRGSTYTVHLHAAPWTPTPADLPAGGVMPPKLGMWEGAERPGGASLMQIRGPPGSHPCLSPCGARAAWCRGRGLGDTAAGGSPPTYKWQPCSLSDGGM, from the exons ATGGAGCCCTGGCtcgaggtggtggtggtggctgctGATTCCCCGGAGCTGGGCTCGGACAGGGACAcggtggctggggaggggagctcccctGCTAGGAAGAGACCTCGCCGCTCCCCATCCCGGACAGAGACTCCCATGGAGTGGGAGCCCCTGGAGCCAGCTG GTCAGGATCGCCCCACATGGGGTACCCCCAGCTGGCCGTGCTCCACTTCCCGGTCCCGCTGCTCCATTTCCCCCAGCCACTGGACCACCGACCATTGGGACCCGACTCACGAGTGGCCCAAGGAACCGGCTGGGCCAAGAA AGTTGGCCGATGAATCCGCACCAGCCTCGGGGGGCCTCCCCAGTCTAGTCCCTTGCAGCAGCCAGTCACAGCCAGCCGCGCGCTCGGATCCCAGACCCTCTGCCTCCTGCCATGGAACAAGGGACCTGGCGCGCCAGCGGTCAAAGAAGCCTGCTCGGTCAAAGCGTTGGAAATCCATGGGAAACAGAG GCCTCGCAGCCATTGTTCCACTGGTGCAGGGCATCCTGTCGGCCTTCGCCTCGGGCCTGAGGCTGGCAAAGCTGCTGGAGCTCATGAGGAACCAGCACGGGGTCGACATGGAGGCTCTGTGCCGGGCTGAGAGTGCCCCGGATGTCCTGGGGCTGCTGGCCCAGGTGCCTGGGCTGGGGGTACGCACCCCTGAGAGAGGTCCCCAGTGCCTTATCCAGCTTAAGAGAG CATTGGCAGATGAATACGCACCAGCCCCAGGGGGCCCCCCCAGATTAGCCCCATGCAGCAGCCAgtcacagccagccctgcacttggatcctgggttctctgcctccTGCCGCCCCGGAAGAGGGGACGTGGTGCGCCAGCAGCCGAAGAAGCCTGCTCGGTCAAAGAGACGGAAATCCATGGGAGACGGAG ATGTGGTTGCCACCCTCGCCCCCTTTCTGGGCCATgtcctgcaccccttccccctggGCCTGGGGCTGCCCAAGCTGCTGGAGGCTGTGCGGCGGGACCACGACCTGGACCTGATGGTGCTGAGCCGGGAAGCAGGGTATAACGAtgtgctggggctgctggggcagGTGCCCGGGATCTGGTTACACAAGTCATCCAGAGGCAGCACATACACCGTGCACCTCCATGCag CATTGGCAGATGAATCTGCACTAGCCCCAGGGGGCCCCCCCATTCCAGCCACATGCAGCAGCCAGTCACAGCCAGCTCCGTGCTCGGATCCTGGGTCCTCTGCCTCCTGCCGCCCCGGAAGAGGGGacctggcacagcagcagccGAAGAGATGGAAATCCATGGGAGATGGAG GTGTGGCTGCCACCCTTGCCCCCTTTCTGTGGAACATCTTGCGCCCCTTTCCCCTGGGCCTGGGGCTGCCCAAGCTGCTGGAGGCCGTGCGGCAGGACCACGACCTGGACCTGGTAGTGCTGAGCCGGGAAGCAGGGTATAAAGAcatgctggggctgctggggcagGTGCCCAGGATCTGGCTACACAAGTCATCCAGAGGCAGCACATACACCGTGCACCTCCACGCAG CCCCATGGACCCCAACTCCTGCTGACCTTCCGGCGGGGGGAGTGATGCCCCCCAAGCTGGGAATGTGGGAGGGAGCCGAGAGGCCGGGCGGAGCGAGTCTGATGCAGATCCGAGGGCCCCCAGGCTCCCACCCCTGTCTCTCTCCTTGTGGGGCCAGAGCCGCTTGGTGTCGGGGGAGGGGCTTAGGGGATACCGCTGCAGGGGGGTCTCCTCCCACCTACAAGTGGCAGCCCTGCAGTTTGTCTGATGGGGGAATGTGA
- the LOC119846899 gene encoding proline-rich protein 36-like isoform X1, giving the protein MRESPWWPVKGKVLPPGALGAPQQLFLLPAVAGGRLDPGSQLPLNGAVLGLLLSHPGGIPLRDFGRLFHQHHGQRLDLPRHGYRSLRHLLGDMKELVVLDEEGKEPWVRCRRPACDQLLEAKPSKRCCHHPRIHKEAPPERQHPEAPKAVPRPWNSCYHLPAPPDHPPAGSAPGHQASAWLPRAVSLSHFPSSRLPVAAPRQPPLLTLTNQPLDLAAYQGAALNSPVQAPSRLPRPTRPASPQLDPLMAERAELEQNVARVLRDHPGGISLFRFRQAYGAAYSHPFPLDSTASVKEQLAAMPGAVRVEGCGVQTMLFPVCPQEVPSKETGLAPSLPEAVASLASPDVVPPAPAVVCPSPSISASPPEATLAPAGPEHPPVPCSPPPGHRVALGAPVEIPVSPAASAAPWSLGMGWEHGAMGPITEETDVLEGIATATPAAGAVPSELGAELSLPLVLASSVSLSPTGSPWGPTPALSLDHVAATDDVLYGLNPAPSSASCPSPEPSFSSTLPGPVSGSHPLMAVVSPEPAWSPIQDVDSARERPPFRPLPLGEPSLASPYKHQEDREAPWMAIKPELPLPHISRLRPPPMGSKRKLPKHNPDLCVLL; this is encoded by the exons ATGAGAGAGTCCCCCTGGTGGCCAGTGAAGGGTAAAGTCCTCCCACCTGGTGCCCTTGGAGCCCCCCAACAGCTGTTTCTCCTTCCAGCTGTTGCCGGGGGACGGCTGGATCCTGGCTCGCAGCTGCCCCTTAATGGGGCTGTGCTGGGGCTGCTGTTGAGCCATCCGGGGGGCATCCCCCTGCGGGATTTTGGGAGGCTCTTCCACCAGCACCATGGCCAGCGCCTGGATCTGCCCCGGCACGGCTACCGCTCGCTGCGCCACCTGCTGGGTGACATGAAGGAGCTGGTGGTCCTGGACGAGGAGGGCAAGGAACCGTGGGTCAGGTGCCGGCGCCCAGCCTGCGACCAGCTGCTGGAGGCCAAGCCCTCCAAGAGATGCTGCCATCACCCCCGGATCCACAAGGAGGCGCCCCCTGAACGGCAGCACCCGGAGGCTCCTAAAGCAG ttcCCAGGCCTTGGAACTCCTGCTACCACCTGCCTGCACCCCCGGACCATCCACCAGCCGGATCTGCCCCCGGGCACCAAGCCAGTGCCTGGCTGCCTCGAGCTGTCTCACTGAGCCACTTCCCCAGCTCCCGCCTTCCTGTGGCCGCCCCCCGGCAGCCGCCCCTGCTAACCTTGACCAACCAGCCACTGGATCTGGCAGCGTACCAGGGGGCAGCCCTGAATAGCCCCGTGCAGGCCCCCAGCcggctgccccgccccacccgccCCGCCAGTCCCCAGCTGGACCCTCTCATGGCCGAGCGGGCTGAGCTGGAGCAGAATGTGGCGCGGGTCCTGCGGGACCACCCTGGGGGTATCTCCCTCTTCCGTTTCCGCCAGGCCTATGGTGCTGCCTacagccaccccttccccctggaCAGCACGGCCTCGGTGAAGGAGCAGCTGGCGGCCATGCCGGGGGCTGTCAGGGtggagggctgtggggtgcagACGATGCTCTTCCCGGTCTGCCCCCAGGAGGTCCCCAGCAAAGAGACTG GTCTCGCCCCATCTCTGCCAGAGGCAGTCGCCTCTCTTGCCAGCCCCGATGTGGTACCACCTGCCCCAGCTGTGGTCTGTCCATCGCCTTCCatctctgccagccccccagagGCCACCCTGGCTCCTGCAGGCCCAGAGCATCCCCCTGTTCCTTGCAGCCCTCCCCCAGGGCACAGGGTAGCGCTGGGGGCCCCAGTTGAGATCCCTGTATCCCCTGCTGCCTCAGCAGCCCCCTGGtcactggggatgggatgggagcaTGGAGCCATGGGGCCCATCACTGAGGAGACTGATGTCTTGGAGGGCATCGCCACAGCTACACCAGCTGCTGGTGCTGTGCCATCTGAACTGGGGGCCGAACTCTCCCTGCCATTGGTTCTGGCATCTTCTGTATCCCTCTCCCCAACAGGTTCCCCCTGGGGTCCCACCCCAGCGCTGAGCCTGGACCATGTGGCTGCCACAGATGACGTCCTCTACGGCCTtaaccctgcccccagctctgcaagctgtcccagcccggagccatCCTTTTCCTCAACTTTGCCAGGACCCGTGTCTGGCAGCCATCCTCTGATGGCTGTGGTCTCCCCTGAGCCAGCTTGGTCCCCCATCCAAGACGTGGATTCTGCCAGGGAAAGACCACCCTTCAGGCCCCTGCCTCTGGGTGAGCCCAGCTTGGCATCCCCCTACAAACATCAGGAGGACAGGGAGGCACCATGGATGGCAATCAAGCCAGAGCTCCCTCTGCCCCATATCTCCCGGCTCCGCCCCCCACCTATGGGGAGTAAGAGGAAGCTACCCAAGCACAATCCTGACCTCTGTGTCCTTCTGTGA
- the LOC119846899 gene encoding mucin-7-like isoform X2, with the protein MAAVAGGRLDPGSQLPLNGAVLGLLLSHPGGIPLRDFGRLFHQHHGQRLDLPRHGYRSLRHLLGDMKELVVLDEEGKEPWVRCRRPACDQLLEAKPSKRCCHHPRIHKEAPPERQHPEAPKAVPRPWNSCYHLPAPPDHPPAGSAPGHQASAWLPRAVSLSHFPSSRLPVAAPRQPPLLTLTNQPLDLAAYQGAALNSPVQAPSRLPRPTRPASPQLDPLMAERAELEQNVARVLRDHPGGISLFRFRQAYGAAYSHPFPLDSTASVKEQLAAMPGAVRVEGCGVQTMLFPVCPQEVPSKETGLAPSLPEAVASLASPDVVPPAPAVVCPSPSISASPPEATLAPAGPEHPPVPCSPPPGHRVALGAPVEIPVSPAASAAPWSLGMGWEHGAMGPITEETDVLEGIATATPAAGAVPSELGAELSLPLVLASSVSLSPTGSPWGPTPALSLDHVAATDDVLYGLNPAPSSASCPSPEPSFSSTLPGPVSGSHPLMAVVSPEPAWSPIQDVDSARERPPFRPLPLGEPSLASPYKHQEDREAPWMAIKPELPLPHISRLRPPPMGSKRKLPKHNPDLCVLL; encoded by the exons ATGGCAG CTGTTGCCGGGGGACGGCTGGATCCTGGCTCGCAGCTGCCCCTTAATGGGGCTGTGCTGGGGCTGCTGTTGAGCCATCCGGGGGGCATCCCCCTGCGGGATTTTGGGAGGCTCTTCCACCAGCACCATGGCCAGCGCCTGGATCTGCCCCGGCACGGCTACCGCTCGCTGCGCCACCTGCTGGGTGACATGAAGGAGCTGGTGGTCCTGGACGAGGAGGGCAAGGAACCGTGGGTCAGGTGCCGGCGCCCAGCCTGCGACCAGCTGCTGGAGGCCAAGCCCTCCAAGAGATGCTGCCATCACCCCCGGATCCACAAGGAGGCGCCCCCTGAACGGCAGCACCCGGAGGCTCCTAAAGCAG ttcCCAGGCCTTGGAACTCCTGCTACCACCTGCCTGCACCCCCGGACCATCCACCAGCCGGATCTGCCCCCGGGCACCAAGCCAGTGCCTGGCTGCCTCGAGCTGTCTCACTGAGCCACTTCCCCAGCTCCCGCCTTCCTGTGGCCGCCCCCCGGCAGCCGCCCCTGCTAACCTTGACCAACCAGCCACTGGATCTGGCAGCGTACCAGGGGGCAGCCCTGAATAGCCCCGTGCAGGCCCCCAGCcggctgccccgccccacccgccCCGCCAGTCCCCAGCTGGACCCTCTCATGGCCGAGCGGGCTGAGCTGGAGCAGAATGTGGCGCGGGTCCTGCGGGACCACCCTGGGGGTATCTCCCTCTTCCGTTTCCGCCAGGCCTATGGTGCTGCCTacagccaccccttccccctggaCAGCACGGCCTCGGTGAAGGAGCAGCTGGCGGCCATGCCGGGGGCTGTCAGGGtggagggctgtggggtgcagACGATGCTCTTCCCGGTCTGCCCCCAGGAGGTCCCCAGCAAAGAGACTG GTCTCGCCCCATCTCTGCCAGAGGCAGTCGCCTCTCTTGCCAGCCCCGATGTGGTACCACCTGCCCCAGCTGTGGTCTGTCCATCGCCTTCCatctctgccagccccccagagGCCACCCTGGCTCCTGCAGGCCCAGAGCATCCCCCTGTTCCTTGCAGCCCTCCCCCAGGGCACAGGGTAGCGCTGGGGGCCCCAGTTGAGATCCCTGTATCCCCTGCTGCCTCAGCAGCCCCCTGGtcactggggatgggatgggagcaTGGAGCCATGGGGCCCATCACTGAGGAGACTGATGTCTTGGAGGGCATCGCCACAGCTACACCAGCTGCTGGTGCTGTGCCATCTGAACTGGGGGCCGAACTCTCCCTGCCATTGGTTCTGGCATCTTCTGTATCCCTCTCCCCAACAGGTTCCCCCTGGGGTCCCACCCCAGCGCTGAGCCTGGACCATGTGGCTGCCACAGATGACGTCCTCTACGGCCTtaaccctgcccccagctctgcaagctgtcccagcccggagccatCCTTTTCCTCAACTTTGCCAGGACCCGTGTCTGGCAGCCATCCTCTGATGGCTGTGGTCTCCCCTGAGCCAGCTTGGTCCCCCATCCAAGACGTGGATTCTGCCAGGGAAAGACCACCCTTCAGGCCCCTGCCTCTGGGTGAGCCCAGCTTGGCATCCCCCTACAAACATCAGGAGGACAGGGAGGCACCATGGATGGCAATCAAGCCAGAGCTCCCTCTGCCCCATATCTCCCGGCTCCGCCCCCCACCTATGGGGAGTAAGAGGAAGCTACCCAAGCACAATCCTGACCTCTGTGTCCTTCTGTGA
- the LOC119846949 gene encoding sperm acrosome membrane-associated protein 4-like — MLPLLALSLLLALPGASPKECFFCEVTSSRYCPSTRMSCAPDEDCFVGHGAALGVSLIQTKGCTRAIRCGKEHPITHMGVTYSLVTQCCKGSLCNGAGARPQGPGLGLQLVLGTAVLLGAL, encoded by the coding sequence ATGCTGCCCCTGCTGGCGCTGTCTCTCCTGTTGGCGCTGCCCGGCGCCAGCCCCAAGGAGTGCTTCTTCTGCGAGGTGACCTCCTCCCGCTACTGCCCCAGCACCCGGATGAGCTGCGCCCCGGACGAGGACTGCTTCGTGGGGCATGGTGCCGCCCTGGGGGTCTCCCTCATCCAGACCAAGGGCTGCACCCGGGCCATCCGCTGCGGCAAGGAGCACCCCATCACCCACATGGGGGTGACCTACAGCCTGGTCACCCAGTGCTGCAAGGGCAGCCTGTGTAACGGGGCCGGTGCCCGACCGCAAGGGCCCGGCCTGGGCCTGCAGCTGGTGCTGGGCACGGCCGTCCTGCTGGGGGCGCTCTGA